A stretch of Eubalaena glacialis isolate mEubGla1 chromosome 10, mEubGla1.1.hap2.+ XY, whole genome shotgun sequence DNA encodes these proteins:
- the DLAT gene encoding dihydrolipoyllysine-residue acetyltransferase component of pyruvate dehydrogenase complex, mitochondrial — protein sequence MWRVCARQARNAAPRAGFGARWTALREEPGARCVTPQAGSAPARYISRTTGYGRVRALCGWSPTSWATPRNRVLLQLWGSPRRRWYSLPPHQKVPLPSLSPTMQAGTIARWEKKEGEKINEGELIAEVETDKATVGFESLEECYMAKILVAEGTRDVPIGAIICITVEKPEDIEAFKNYTLDSSAAPTPQAAPAPAPAAAAPSPAPPAQAPGSSYPPHMQVVLPALSPTMTMGTVQRWEKKVGEKLSEGDLLAEIETDKATIGFEAQEEGYLAKILIPEGTRDVPLGTPLCIIVEKEADIPAFADYRPTEVTDLKPPAPPPTPSPAAPVPPTPQPVTPTPSATRPATPAGPKGRLFVSPLAKKLATEKGIDLTQVKGTGPDGRIIKKDVDSFVPTKAAPTPAAAVSPPSPGVAAVPTGVFTDIPISNIRRVIAQRLMQSKQTIPHYYLSVDVNMGEVLLVRKELNKMLEGRSKISVNDFIIKASALSCLKVPEANSSWLDTVIRQNHVVDISVAVSTPAGLITPIVFNAHIKGLETIANDVVSLATKAREGKLQPHEFQGGTFTISNLGMFGIKNFSAIINPPQACILAIGASEDRLVPADNEKGFDVASMMSVTLSCDHRVVDGAVGAQWLAEFRKYLEKPITMLL from the exons ATGTGGCGCGTCTGTGCGCGACAGGCCCGGAATGCAGCCCCAAGGGCAGGATTTGGGGCTCGGTGGACGGCCTTGCGGGAGGAGCCGGGAGCTCGGTGCGTGACCCCGCAGGCTGGCTCGGCTCCGGCTCGTTACATCAGCAGGACCACAGGGTATGGGAGGGTCCGGGCACTCTGCGGCTGGAGCCCCACCTCGTGGGCCACACCGCGGAATCGCGTCTTGCTGCAGCTTTGGGGATCTCCTAGGCGCCGCTGGTATAGCCTCCCCCCGCATCAGAAG GTTCCATTGCCCTCTCTTTCCCCCACAATGCAGGCAGGCACCATAGCCCGctgggagaaaaaggaaggggaaaaaatcaatGAGGGTGAATTAATTGCAGAG GTTGAAACTGATAAAGCTACTGTTGGATTTGAGAGCCTGGAGGAGTGTTACATGGCAAAGATACTTGTTGCTGAAGGTACCAGAGATGTTCCAATTGGAGCAATCATCTGTATCACAGTTGAAAA gCCTGAAGATATTGAggcctttaaaaattatacactGGACTCTTCCGCAGCACCTACCCCACAAGCAGCCCCAGCACCAGCCCCTGCTGCCGCGGCTCCGTCACCTGCACCTCCCGCTCAGGCTCCCGGTAGCTCGTATCCTCCTCACATGCAG GTGGTTCTTCCTGCCCTCTCTCCCACCATGACCATGGGCACAGTtcagagatgggaaaaaaaagtggGTGAGAAGCTAAGTGAAGGAGATTTATTGGCAGAGATAGAGACTGACAAGGCCACTATAG gTTTTGAAGCACAGGAAGAAGGTTACCTAGCAAAAATCCTGATCCCTGAAGGTACAAGAGATGTCCCTCTAGGAACCCCACTCTGTATCATTGTAGAAAAAGAGGCAGATATACCAGCATTTGCTGACTATCGGCCAACTGAAGTAACTGATTTAaaaccaccagcaccaccacctaCCCCATCCCCG GCAGCCCCTGTTCCTCCAACTCCCCAACCTGTAACCCCTACACCTTCAGCCACCCGCCCAGCTACTCCTGCTGGACCAAAGGGAAGGTTGTTTGTTAGCCCTCTTGCAAAGAAGTTGGCAACAGAGAAAGGGATTGACCTTACACAAGTAAAAG GGACGGGACCAGACGGCAGAATCATCAAGAAGGACGTCGACTCCTTTGTGCCTACTAAAGCTGCTCCT ACCCCAGCAGCTGCTGTGTCTCCCCCGAGTCCGGGAGTGGCTGCGGTTCCTACAGGTGTCTTCACAGATATCCCAATCAGCAACATTCGCCGA GTTATTGCACAGCGGTTAATGCAATCTAAGCAAACCATACCTCATTATTACCTTTCTGTTGATGTAAATATGGGAGAAGTTTTGTTGGTACGGAAGGAACTTAATAAG ATGTTAGAAGGGAGAAGCAAAATTTCTGTCAATGACTTCATTATAAAAGCTTCAGCTTTGTCATGTTTAAAAGTTCCTGAAGCAAATTCTTCTTGGCTGGACACAGTTATAAGACA aaatcaCGTTGTTGATATCAGTGTTGCAGTCAGTACCCCTGCAGGACTCATCACACCTATTGTATTTAATGCACACATAAAAGGACTGGAAACCATTGCTAATGATGTTGTTTCTTTAGCAACCAAAGCACGAGAGGGTAAACTACAGCCACATGAGTTCCAG ggtGGCACTTTTACGATCTCAAATTTAGGAATGTTTGGAATTAAGAACTTTTCTGCTATTATTAACCCACCTCAAGCATGTATTTTGGCAATTGGTGCTTCAGAGGATAGACTGGTTCCAGCAGATAATGAAAAAGG atTTGATGTGGCTAGCATGATGTCTGTTACACTCAGTTGTGATCATCGGGTTGTGGATGGAGCAGTTGGAGCCCAGTGGCTTGCTGAGTTTAGAAAGTACCTTGAAAAACCTATCACCATGTTGTTATAG
- the NKAPD1 gene encoding uncharacterized protein NKAPD1 isoform X1, with amino-acid sequence MSRVPLGKVLLRNVIRHTDAHNKIQEESDMWKIRELEKQMEDAYRGTKRKMLPSSSSRMRSDGFDEESQRDYWRPKNEISGALDDDFLKAKSWNKKLHDYEANMPDRWGHSGYKELYPEEFETDSSDQQDITNGKKTSPQVKSSTHESHKHKKSKKSHKKKQKKKSHKKQKKSKREATDITADSSSEFSEETGASSTWKRKQPHKRKKKSRKKSLKKSALFLEAECDTSQSDDSASSSSEESEERDTKKTKRKKREKKAHIPVVNNEIQERTNKRTNWKVATDERSAESSEDD; translated from the exons ATGTCCCGAGTTCCCTTGGGGAAAGTCCTCCTGAGGAACGTCATCCGGCACACAGATGCTCACAATAAG attcaGGAGGAATCAGATATGTGGAAAATAAGAGAGCTGGAGAAACAGATGGAAGATGCATACCGGGGGACGAAAAGGAAAATGTTACCCAGCAGTTCAAG CCGGATGCGTAGTGATGGTTTTGATGAAGAAAGTCAAAGAGACTATTGGAGGCCAAAGAATGAAATTTCTGGGGCACTGGATGATGATTTTCTTAAGGCTAAATCCTGGAACAAGAAGTTACATGATTATGAAGCTAACATGCCAGACAG atggggtcACAGTGGATATAAAGAGTTATACCCTGAAGAATTTGAAACAGACAG taGTGATCAGCAAGATATTACCAATGGGAAGAAAACATCTCCCCAGGTAAAATCATCTACCcatgaatctcacaaacacaaGAAGTCAAAGAAATCCcacaaaaaaaagcagaaaaaaaagtcacacaaaaaacagaagaaaagcaaaagggaAGCCACAGATATAACAGCAGATTCCTCAAGtgagttctcagaagaaactgggGCTTCTAGTACCTGGAAAAGGAAACAACCACATAAGCGCAAGAAAAAATCCAGGAAAAAATCTCTCAAGAAATCTGCTTTATTCTTAGAGGCAGAGTGTGACACTTCCCAGTCAGATGATTCTGCATCCAGCAGTTCTGAGGAAAGTGAGGAAAGAGACACTaagaaaaccaaaaggaaaaagagagagaaaaaagcccACATCCCTGTAGTTAACAATGAAATACAGGAGAGGACAAACAAACGCACAAATTGGAAAGTGGCCACAGATGAAAGGTCTGCCGAGAGTTCAGAGGATgactaa
- the NKAPD1 gene encoding uncharacterized protein NKAPD1 isoform X3: MFQIQEESDMWKIRELEKQMEDAYRGTKRKMLPSSSSRMRSDGFDEESQRDYWRPKNEISGALDDDFLKAKSWNKKLHDYEANMPDRWGHSGYKELYPEEFETDSSDQQDITNGKKTSPQVKSSTHESHKHKKSKKSHKKKQKKKSHKKQKKSKREATDITADSSSEFSEETGASSTWKRKQPHKRKKKSRKKSLKKSALFLEAECDTSQSDDSASSSSEESEERDTKKTKRKKREKKAHIPVVNNEIQERTNKRTNWKVATDERSAESSEDD, from the exons Atgttccag attcaGGAGGAATCAGATATGTGGAAAATAAGAGAGCTGGAGAAACAGATGGAAGATGCATACCGGGGGACGAAAAGGAAAATGTTACCCAGCAGTTCAAG CCGGATGCGTAGTGATGGTTTTGATGAAGAAAGTCAAAGAGACTATTGGAGGCCAAAGAATGAAATTTCTGGGGCACTGGATGATGATTTTCTTAAGGCTAAATCCTGGAACAAGAAGTTACATGATTATGAAGCTAACATGCCAGACAG atggggtcACAGTGGATATAAAGAGTTATACCCTGAAGAATTTGAAACAGACAG taGTGATCAGCAAGATATTACCAATGGGAAGAAAACATCTCCCCAGGTAAAATCATCTACCcatgaatctcacaaacacaaGAAGTCAAAGAAATCCcacaaaaaaaagcagaaaaaaaagtcacacaaaaaacagaagaaaagcaaaagggaAGCCACAGATATAACAGCAGATTCCTCAAGtgagttctcagaagaaactgggGCTTCTAGTACCTGGAAAAGGAAACAACCACATAAGCGCAAGAAAAAATCCAGGAAAAAATCTCTCAAGAAATCTGCTTTATTCTTAGAGGCAGAGTGTGACACTTCCCAGTCAGATGATTCTGCATCCAGCAGTTCTGAGGAAAGTGAGGAAAGAGACACTaagaaaaccaaaaggaaaaagagagagaaaaaagcccACATCCCTGTAGTTAACAATGAAATACAGGAGAGGACAAACAAACGCACAAATTGGAAAGTGGCCACAGATGAAAGGTCTGCCGAGAGTTCAGAGGATgactaa
- the PIH1D2 gene encoding PIH1 domain-containing protein 2 yields the protein MESSSKGLLTQVTQFWNLLDDLAESNPESYEKFIQQQLKEGKQLCAAPEPQLCLQTRILKPKEKILFINLCQWKRIPAPQSATHPVPLSVGRPEDMSETSDVYTVIDVAYHPDVLQAAEKDQVKKDQLILMAMKCIEEKLQFTLSNSYHVTKFRIKGSVHRMKQNLMGIQTDPTDLREKMRKELTLEQIRSSTVSNSDQFPQLLLPKDEVSSKTRCLIEEISSTEIEVEMKRPAYELKIVADQNERPLKIELKVELPGINSVSLCDLSVSEDDLLIEVSEYRLHLNLPESVDAQMTTAKFIKEKATLIVTMPLV from the exons ATGGAGTCATCCTCGAAGGGTCTGCTCACCCAAGTTACTCAATTCTGGAACCTCCTAGATGATCTGGCTGAAAGTAACCCTGAGAGCTATGAGAAGTTCATTCAACAGCAGCTGAAAGAGGGGAAACAGCTCTGTGCTGCCCCAGAACCACAGCTCTGTCTACAAACCAGGATCCTG AAACcgaaagaaaaaatactttttatcaaCCTATGTCAGTGGAAAAGGATCCCAGCTCCCCAGTCAGCCACTCATCCAGTACCTCTAAGTGTTGGCAGACCAGAAGATATGTCTGAGACATCAG ATGTTTACACAGTCATTGATGTTGCCTACCATCCTGATGTTCTCCAGGCAGCAGAAAAAGACCAAGTGAAAAAAGATCAACTAATACTGATGGCCATGAAATGCATTGAGGAAAAACTCCAATTCACTCTCTCAAACTCTTACCATGTTACCAAATTTAGAATAAAAGGAAGTGTTCACAGAATGAAACAAAATCTGATGGGAATCCAAACTGATCCCACAGatttaagagagaaaatgagaaagg aacTAACCCTTGAACAGATAAGAAGCAGTACTGTGAGCAATTCAGATCAGTTTCCTCAACTTTTACTGCCAAAAGACGAAGTTTCAAGTAAAACAAGGTGTCTGATAGAAGAGATTTCTAGTACAGAGATTGAAGTGGAGATGAAGAGACCAGCCTATGAATTAAAAATTGTGGCAGATCAGAATGAGAGACCTCTGAAAATTGAATTAAAAGTTGAACTACCTGGTATTAATTCAGTATCTCTCTGTGACCTTAGTGTTTCTGAG GATGACTTATTGATCGAGGTTTCTGAGTACAGATTACATCTGAATCTTCCagaatctgtggatgctcaaatGACTACAGCAAAATTTATCAAAGAGAAAGCTACATTAATTGTCACAATGCCATTGGTGTAA
- the NKAPD1 gene encoding uncharacterized protein NKAPD1 isoform X2 codes for MSRVPLGKVLLRNVIRHTDAHNKIQEESDMWKIRELEKQMEDAYRGTKRKMLPSSSSRMRSDGFDEESQRDYWRPKNEISGALDDDFLKAKSWNKKLHDYEANMPDRWGHSGYKELYPEEFETDSDQQDITNGKKTSPQVKSSTHESHKHKKSKKSHKKKQKKKSHKKQKKSKREATDITADSSSEFSEETGASSTWKRKQPHKRKKKSRKKSLKKSALFLEAECDTSQSDDSASSSSEESEERDTKKTKRKKREKKAHIPVVNNEIQERTNKRTNWKVATDERSAESSEDD; via the exons ATGTCCCGAGTTCCCTTGGGGAAAGTCCTCCTGAGGAACGTCATCCGGCACACAGATGCTCACAATAAG attcaGGAGGAATCAGATATGTGGAAAATAAGAGAGCTGGAGAAACAGATGGAAGATGCATACCGGGGGACGAAAAGGAAAATGTTACCCAGCAGTTCAAG CCGGATGCGTAGTGATGGTTTTGATGAAGAAAGTCAAAGAGACTATTGGAGGCCAAAGAATGAAATTTCTGGGGCACTGGATGATGATTTTCTTAAGGCTAAATCCTGGAACAAGAAGTTACATGATTATGAAGCTAACATGCCAGACAG atggggtcACAGTGGATATAAAGAGTTATACCCTGAAGAATTTGAAACAGACAG TGATCAGCAAGATATTACCAATGGGAAGAAAACATCTCCCCAGGTAAAATCATCTACCcatgaatctcacaaacacaaGAAGTCAAAGAAATCCcacaaaaaaaagcagaaaaaaaagtcacacaaaaaacagaagaaaagcaaaagggaAGCCACAGATATAACAGCAGATTCCTCAAGtgagttctcagaagaaactgggGCTTCTAGTACCTGGAAAAGGAAACAACCACATAAGCGCAAGAAAAAATCCAGGAAAAAATCTCTCAAGAAATCTGCTTTATTCTTAGAGGCAGAGTGTGACACTTCCCAGTCAGATGATTCTGCATCCAGCAGTTCTGAGGAAAGTGAGGAAAGAGACACTaagaaaaccaaaaggaaaaagagagagaaaaaagcccACATCCCTGTAGTTAACAATGAAATACAGGAGAGGACAAACAAACGCACAAATTGGAAAGTGGCCACAGATGAAAGGTCTGCCGAGAGTTCAGAGGATgactaa